The following are from one region of the Cottoperca gobio chromosome 13, fCotGob3.1, whole genome shotgun sequence genome:
- the tmem25 gene encoding transmembrane protein 25: MKCVRRWASGSAVVFLHTLALSWTGAIEPASKIDGRHQAAVTLQENITHWFNCQSDGWDPRAPPLLTWYLNGEQQREPLPNHRRLVMTLHEHSKVMRPGTHHNSTFSLRARKWDRELVCVASNPRTGESYNATVTLNVQFQPEILRLNGHYSETLDPGLSLVLFALVRSNPPATITFVDQSGQLVANTSDFFILDSQSYPWLTNHTLKVSLGSLAGNISLNVSNSVGTAQSNLTLAEFLQSRVEVPMLGIVTGGAMAFMALLILSLIVLCLMQKNKSKSFDEPVEILMTKKSDSANLKPEKADKTYIPRENMSLPSNMQLNDLNTLRKAREAAQQISVGGKKKEEEEEEDLSLAYAARGFARYPMVGYIYKVSSTSSEEIWL, translated from the exons ATGAAGTGTGTGAGAAGGTGGGCATCGGGTTCTGCTGTCGTGTTCCTTCACACACTGGCCTTATCCTGGACAG GTGCAATTGAACCCGCCTCCAAAATTGACGGGCGGCACCAAGCGGCTGTGACACTGCAGGAGAACATAACACACTGGTTCAACTGCCAATCGGACGGCTGGGATCCCCGGGCCCCTCCTTTGCTAACATGGTACCTGAACggggagcagcagagagagccaCTGCCCAACCATAGGCGCCTGGTGATGACGTTGCATGAACATTCTAAGGTCATGAGACCTGGGACCCATCACAACAGCACCTTCTCTCTGCGAGCCAGGAAGTGGGACAGGGAGCTGGTGTGTGTCGCATCAAACCCCAGGACAGGAGAGAGCTACAATGCCACGGTCACACTCAATGTCcagt TTCAGCCAGAGATCCTCAGGCTGAACGGCCACTACAGTGAAACCTTAGACCCTGGCCTCTCCCTGGTCCTGTTCGCCTTGGTACGGTCCAACCCGCCTGCCACCATCACCTTCGTGGACCAGTCCGGCCAGCTTGTGGCCAACACCTCCGACTTCTTCATCCTGGACTCGCAAAGCTACCCCTGGCTGACCAATCACACCCTGAAGGTCTCGCTCGGTAGCCTAGCAGGGAATATCTCGCTGAACGTCAGCAACAGTGTGGGAACGGCGCAGAGCAACCTCACACTGGCAG aGTTCCTGCAGTCTCGTGTGGAGGTGCCCATGCTGGGAATAGTGACTGGTGGCGCTATGGCCTTCATGGCCCTCCTCATCCTCAGTCTGATTGTTCTTTGCctcatgcaaaaaaacaagagcaaGTCCTTTG ATGAGCCAGTGGAGATTCTGATGACCAAGAAAAG TGACTCTGCTAATCTCAAACCAGAGAAAGCTGATAAGACGTACATCCCCAGAGAGAACATGTCTCTTCCTTCCAACATGCAGCTCAACGACCTCAACACTTTGAGAAAAG CCCGAGAGGCCGCCCAGCAGATCAGTGTgggagggaagaagaaagaggaagaggaggaggaagatctGTCTTTAGCCTACGCCGCCAGAG GTTTTGCCAGATATCCGATGGTGGGCTACATCTATAAAGTGAGCAGCACAAGCAGTGAGGAGATCTGGCtctga